In the Methylophilus sp. 5 genome, one interval contains:
- a CDS encoding 3',5'-nucleoside bisphosphate phosphatase — translation MSVPIDLHCHSTMSDGLLTPEDLVAHAASKGVRVLALTDHDEVCGLARARAAAEQQGLSFIDGVEISVTWRKRTLHIVGLRVDPQNPALLAAFAKVREGRDARARQIAEGLAKAGIANAYEGARELSGNSVMTRSHFAQFMVKHGHAKNVKSVFKKYMVKGKPGYVNHEWMSLEEALMLIRDSGGVAVLAHPGRYDLGFVNMHLLLNEFRNLGGAAIEVVTGSHQPPQYEQFAKLAHRFDLKASQGSDYHGPGMSYMDMGRLPALPAGCVPVWQDWPEASQLTSLAN, via the coding sequence ATGTCTGTCCCTATTGATTTACATTGCCACTCCACCATGTCCGATGGATTACTCACGCCTGAAGACCTGGTTGCGCATGCTGCGAGCAAGGGTGTAAGGGTGTTGGCACTGACCGATCATGATGAAGTATGCGGGTTGGCACGTGCGCGTGCGGCGGCCGAGCAGCAGGGTTTGTCTTTTATTGATGGCGTTGAAATTTCGGTGACCTGGCGAAAGCGTACCCTGCATATTGTGGGCTTGCGTGTGGACCCGCAAAATCCGGCTTTGTTGGCCGCGTTTGCCAAAGTGCGCGAGGGGCGTGATGCTCGCGCCAGACAAATTGCCGAAGGCCTGGCGAAAGCGGGTATCGCAAATGCCTACGAGGGCGCGCGTGAGCTTTCAGGTAACAGCGTGATGACGCGCAGCCATTTTGCCCAGTTTATGGTGAAGCACGGGCATGCAAAAAACGTCAAGTCTGTGTTTAAAAAATATATGGTTAAAGGCAAACCCGGCTATGTCAATCATGAGTGGATGAGCCTGGAAGAGGCATTGATGCTGATTCGTGACAGTGGTGGTGTGGCAGTATTGGCGCATCCTGGCCGCTATGACCTGGGTTTTGTGAATATGCATCTACTATTAAATGAATTCAGAAACCTGGGCGGGGCCGCGATTGAAGTGGTGACTGGTAGTCATCAACCGCCGCAGTATGAGCAGTTTGCCAAACTGGCGCATCGTTTTGATTTAAAAGCATCGCAAGGCTCTGATTACCACGGCCCTGGCATGTCTTATATGGATATGGGCCGCTTGCCAGCGTTGCCAGCCGGTTGTGTGCCAGTTTGGCAAGACTGGCCGGAGGCCAGCCAGTTGACATCACTGGCGAATTAG
- a CDS encoding L-threonylcarbamoyladenylate synthase: protein MAQYFVIHAENPQARLIQQAAQLLKQGGVLACPTDSSYALVCLMEFKDAQTRIRRLRGVDDEHPFTLICRDLAEIGTYAKVNNSQFRLLKAMTPGAYTFLLEASREVPRRLQHPKRSTIGLRVPKHVVTQALLESLDSPLLSMTLQLPGDEAPMSVGWEIREALEHQIDAVIDSDIVHVGATTVLDLTQDPPELVRAGVAPWP from the coding sequence ATGGCACAGTATTTTGTGATTCATGCAGAAAATCCGCAAGCCAGATTAATCCAGCAGGCGGCGCAGCTATTAAAGCAGGGTGGCGTGCTGGCATGCCCCACTGACTCAAGTTATGCACTGGTGTGCCTGATGGAATTTAAAGACGCGCAAACACGTATCCGCCGCTTGCGTGGCGTCGATGATGAGCATCCGTTTACCCTGATTTGTCGTGATCTGGCCGAGATTGGCACCTATGCCAAAGTCAATAACAGCCAGTTTCGCTTGCTTAAAGCCATGACGCCGGGGGCGTACACCTTTTTGCTCGAGGCCAGTCGCGAAGTGCCGCGTCGCTTGCAGCACCCCAAGCGCAGCACCATCGGCTTGCGGGTGCCCAAACACGTGGTCACGCAAGCCTTGCTAGAATCGCTGGACTCGCCCTTACTCAGCATGACCCTGCAGCTGCCGGGTGACGAAGCCCCGATGTCAGTCGGTTGGGAGATCCGTGAAGCACTGGAGCATCAGATTGATGCGGTGATCGACAGTGATATTGTGCATGTGGGTGCCACGACGGTGCTCGATTTAACGCAGGACCCGCCGGAGCTGGTGCGGGCGGGCGTTGCGCCATGGCCTTAA
- a CDS encoding site-2 protease family protein — protein MELTVVQKIAAYALPILFAITVHEAAHGYAAKFFGDLTAERMGRITLNPFKHIDPIGTILLPALSIMLGGVLFGWAKPVPVNFGQLRRPKQDMLWVALAGPASNFVMAIFWGLLLARVAVFPESAQAFLAQMSLAGVQINLVLLVLNLFPLPPLDGGRIAVSLLPMKAAIKFAQIERYGMLVLIALLFTGVLGVLLTPVLRFFQQLLTVLVM, from the coding sequence ATGGAACTCACTGTCGTACAAAAAATAGCGGCTTATGCCTTGCCAATTTTATTTGCAATCACAGTGCACGAAGCCGCACATGGCTATGCCGCCAAGTTTTTTGGGGACCTGACTGCTGAGCGCATGGGTAGAATCACTTTAAATCCGTTTAAGCATATTGACCCGATCGGCACTATTTTGCTGCCTGCTCTCAGCATTATGTTAGGCGGCGTGCTTTTTGGCTGGGCCAAACCGGTGCCCGTTAATTTTGGCCAACTGCGTCGTCCTAAACAAGATATGTTGTGGGTCGCATTGGCCGGTCCGGCATCCAATTTTGTCATGGCGATTTTTTGGGGGCTGCTGCTGGCGCGGGTGGCGGTATTTCCTGAGTCAGCACAAGCTTTTCTGGCGCAAATGAGCCTGGCGGGTGTTCAGATTAACCTGGTGTTGCTGGTGTTAAATTTGTTCCCGTTACCACCATTGGATGGCGGCCGTATTGCCGTTAGCCTGTTGCCCATGAAAGCAGCGATTAAATTTGCGCAGATAGAGCGTTATGGCATGCTGGTTTTGATTGCCTTGCTGTTTACTGGCGTTTTGGGCGTGTTATTGACGCCGGTGCTGCGCTTTTTTCAGCAGTTATTAACGGTGCTGGTCATGTAG
- a CDS encoding DUF748 domain-containing protein, translating to MLNRLPPTLRPLAQSRIFKVLAGLIVFYFLFAWLAVNPLAKWLLPWVAESKLASQASVEKVTFDPLRLTTTIDKLVLTEKNGAPLASFDRLVVDLEASGLFHWAWKLKQIALTAPRVNVHISKQGRLNWADLIAKLNEDPSPPSPDLPRVIIESIVIHQGNVDYKDAQHATPLQASIKPLDFELEGFSTLPKDRGDYLIAAKLPDQGGTVKWKGNVGVNPVASQGSLAIEGLQIAKIMQWVNQASLPLQVQAGTFASQFNYDFSLPNQQPKLLVSQAKLRVNSLAATLAQGDKLALAQLEVTAKHLALNQQPHLSVTTEDIGIQLDQLKLQKPHADLSLATSSLTLPKLVFEQDKQAQLKFDQLQLKMQQAKLQQAQKTLFELPELVVDNVSLNLAERQANIEHILLAKGQLSATQTATGLDWQQAFAEPATTAPSPEAVTAADEKASDPFHFTIGEVALTHWQLSYTDQQFAKPLQATVADFNVQLAVDNQAGLSLKNMQLEATQLQLQTDKKPAAQLAKLAVNNAQLALEQQKVDIAAIQLSGLKTTVIRQVDQRLNWQSILSPAANKHTPTTPPATTASAQKTPWAFALKKLALQQADIHIEDQSTPTPVVLDVVDANIEATDLSQNMARLLPVKTGFKVKQGGQFNLHGKLAAAPFKTELQCALTDLSLKPFAPYIQQAALLQLENGTASVQGKLQQTASGASKFDGGFSVNQLSIIEEASRQPFLRWEKLQGDGLALSLAPNKLQLSTLTLSKPQTKFIIYPDRSLNLTKVMRPPAASATPAPTTSATTAPTATSSAASKDATASNVAAADFPVGIDTVRINNAELEFADLSLPQPFGTNIHSLGGVINGISSNPSSTAQVELDGKVDDYGAARIRGALQPFKTTEFTDIKLAFTNLEMNRLTPYSGKFAGRKIESGKLSVDLEYKIKQRKLAGENKFVIHKLTLGEKVDSKDAPNLPLDLAIAILEDSDGVIDLDLPVSGSLDDPKFSVGGILWKAFTNVLTKIVTAPFSALGKLFGGSDKLEAIVFDPGNTAILPPELEKLHAVSTALGKRQQLALGIVPGYDVAADTRAIQETTLRKQVAEETGVRLEAGQAPGPIDLNNPKVQSAIQTLHDRLTNKGLLKRLAAKLEKAPEGFYLQAQEALTTSIQVTDAELQTLAKARAAAIQKVLLDAGVSAERVTITNPATMKADRAQVPTKLTLDAIKH from the coding sequence ATGTTAAATCGCTTGCCCCCCACCTTACGCCCACTGGCCCAATCACGCATATTCAAGGTGCTTGCCGGGCTCATTGTTTTCTATTTTTTATTTGCCTGGCTCGCCGTCAACCCACTGGCAAAATGGCTGCTGCCGTGGGTGGCAGAAAGCAAACTGGCCAGTCAAGCCAGCGTAGAAAAAGTCACCTTTGACCCGCTACGCCTCACCACCACCATTGATAAATTAGTACTGACCGAAAAAAATGGCGCGCCACTAGCATCATTTGACCGCTTGGTGGTCGACCTTGAAGCCAGCGGCCTGTTTCATTGGGCCTGGAAACTCAAACAGATTGCACTGACAGCGCCGCGCGTCAATGTGCATATTTCCAAGCAAGGTCGCCTTAACTGGGCCGACCTGATCGCAAAACTAAACGAAGACCCTTCGCCACCAAGCCCGGACTTGCCGCGCGTCATCATCGAAAGCATTGTGATTCATCAGGGCAATGTCGATTACAAAGACGCGCAGCACGCAACGCCGCTGCAAGCCTCGATTAAACCGCTGGACTTTGAACTGGAAGGCTTTTCTACCCTACCCAAAGATCGCGGCGACTACCTGATTGCGGCCAAACTGCCTGACCAAGGCGGCACCGTTAAATGGAAGGGCAATGTTGGCGTGAACCCAGTGGCGTCGCAAGGCTCACTGGCGATTGAAGGCCTGCAGATCGCCAAAATCATGCAATGGGTAAATCAGGCCAGCCTGCCGTTGCAAGTGCAAGCCGGGACATTTGCCAGCCAGTTCAATTATGATTTTTCATTGCCGAATCAACAGCCAAAACTGTTAGTCTCGCAGGCCAAACTGCGCGTGAACAGCTTGGCGGCAACGCTGGCACAAGGCGACAAACTCGCCTTAGCGCAGTTGGAGGTTACCGCAAAGCATCTGGCACTGAATCAGCAACCGCATTTATCGGTGACCACAGAAGACATCGGCATTCAACTGGATCAACTCAAGTTACAGAAACCGCACGCTGACCTGTCGCTTGCAACCAGCAGCCTCACCTTACCCAAACTGGTGTTTGAGCAGGATAAACAGGCGCAACTCAAGTTTGACCAACTGCAGCTGAAAATGCAGCAGGCAAAGTTGCAACAGGCGCAGAAAACATTATTTGAGTTACCTGAACTGGTTGTTGACAATGTCAGCCTCAATCTGGCTGAACGTCAGGCCAATATTGAGCACATTCTGCTCGCCAAAGGGCAGCTGTCTGCCACGCAAACAGCAACCGGCCTTGATTGGCAGCAGGCCTTTGCCGAACCGGCTACCACCGCGCCTAGCCCAGAAGCAGTGACAGCAGCAGATGAAAAAGCAAGCGACCCTTTTCACTTTACGATAGGCGAAGTGGCCCTGACACACTGGCAGTTGTCGTACACTGACCAGCAGTTTGCCAAGCCATTGCAAGCCACTGTGGCTGATTTCAATGTGCAATTGGCCGTGGATAACCAAGCGGGCCTGAGCTTGAAAAATATGCAACTGGAGGCTACGCAACTACAGCTGCAAACAGATAAAAAACCAGCTGCGCAGTTGGCCAAACTGGCAGTGAATAATGCCCAATTGGCGCTGGAGCAGCAAAAAGTGGATATTGCCGCGATTCAATTAAGCGGCCTAAAAACGACGGTGATCCGGCAAGTAGACCAACGCTTGAACTGGCAGAGTATATTGTCACCCGCGGCTAACAAACATACGCCAACGACACCGCCAGCCACGACTGCATCAGCGCAAAAAACGCCATGGGCGTTTGCCCTCAAAAAACTGGCGCTACAACAGGCTGACATTCATATTGAGGATCAATCTACACCAACGCCAGTGGTGCTGGATGTCGTAGATGCCAACATAGAAGCCACCGACCTCAGCCAAAACATGGCGCGCTTACTGCCAGTCAAGACTGGCTTCAAGGTCAAGCAAGGCGGGCAATTCAACCTGCATGGCAAGCTGGCAGCGGCCCCGTTTAAAACCGAGCTGCAATGCGCGCTCACTGATTTATCACTCAAACCGTTTGCGCCTTATATTCAGCAAGCCGCGCTATTGCAGCTGGAAAACGGCACAGCCAGTGTGCAGGGCAAGCTACAGCAAACTGCCAGTGGCGCAAGCAAATTTGACGGCGGCTTTAGTGTGAACCAACTCTCAATCATTGAAGAGGCGAGCCGGCAACCGTTTTTACGCTGGGAGAAACTACAAGGCGACGGTTTAGCGCTGTCGCTGGCACCCAACAAGTTGCAATTAAGCACACTGACTTTAAGCAAGCCGCAAACTAAATTTATTATTTACCCTGACCGCAGCCTCAATCTGACCAAGGTGATGCGCCCGCCCGCTGCCAGTGCTACGCCGGCTCCTACGACATCTGCGACCACGGCACCTACTGCTACGTCGTCTGCCGCGAGCAAAGATGCGACAGCGTCCAATGTAGCGGCCGCAGACTTTCCAGTAGGCATTGACACAGTACGCATCAACAATGCCGAGCTGGAGTTTGCCGACTTGTCCTTGCCACAACCGTTTGGCACCAATATTCACAGCTTGGGCGGCGTCATCAACGGTATTTCCAGCAACCCGTCATCCACCGCGCAAGTCGAGCTGGACGGCAAGGTTGATGATTATGGCGCAGCGCGCATCCGCGGTGCGCTGCAACCTTTTAAAACCACAGAATTTACCGATATTAAACTGGCATTCACTAATCTGGAAATGAATCGCCTGACACCTTACTCAGGCAAATTTGCCGGCCGAAAAATCGAATCTGGCAAGCTGTCTGTTGACCTGGAATATAAAATCAAACAGCGCAAACTGGCTGGTGAAAACAAGTTTGTGATTCACAAGCTGACACTGGGCGAAAAAGTCGACAGCAAAGACGCCCCCAACCTGCCGTTAGACTTGGCGATTGCGATTCTGGAAGACAGTGATGGCGTAATCGACCTTGATTTACCCGTCAGCGGCAGCCTGGATGACCCCAAATTTAGCGTGGGTGGCATTTTGTGGAAAGCCTTTACCAATGTATTAACCAAAATTGTGACCGCCCCCTTCAGCGCACTGGGCAAGCTGTTTGGCGGCAGTGACAAACTGGAGGCGATTGTATTTGACCCGGGCAACACTGCAATTTTGCCACCGGAACTGGAGAAGCTGCATGCCGTGAGCACCGCACTCGGCAAGCGCCAGCAACTGGCACTGGGAATCGTGCCTGGCTACGATGTGGCTGCGGATACGCGTGCGATTCAGGAAACCACTTTACGCAAACAAGTGGCCGAAGAAACCGGTGTGCGCCTAGAGGCAGGCCAAGCGCCGGGGCCGATTGACCTGAACAACCCCAAGGTGCAGTCGGCAATACAAACCCTGCATGACCGCTTAACCAATAAAGGCCTGCTCAAACGGTTGGCGGCCAAGCTTGAAAAAGCGCCGGAAGGTTTTTACCTGCAGGCACAAGAAGCATTAACAACCAGCATTCAAGTCACCGATGCTGAGTTGCAAACCTTAGCCAAAGCACGCGCAGCCGCGATTCAAAAAGTGCTGCTAGATGCAGGGGTGAGCGCAGAAAGAGTCACGATCACCAACCCTGCCACGATGAAAGCTGACCGAGCACAGGTGCCAACCAAGCTCACGCTGGATGCCATTAAACACTAG
- a CDS encoding HlyC/CorC family transporter, whose protein sequence is MASEPDKLSHKPSLLERLSHFLLREPEDREQLVELLHGAYENHLMDSDSLAMIEGVLQVSQMQVRDIMIPRSQMDVIDIAQPPESFLPFVIETAHSRFPVIEDNKNDVIGILLAKDLLRYYASESFELRDMLRPAVFIPESKRLNVLLKEFRSNRNHIAIVVDEYGGVAGMVTIEDVLEQIVGDIEDEYDDDEGEGNIIQQEPGKYRVKALTEIPEFNEAIGTEFSDEEFSTVGGLVVNHFGHLPKRGEYIRIDNLSVTVVHADSRRVHVLLVEQLPEEAYPIESV, encoded by the coding sequence ATGGCTTCAGAGCCGGATAAGTTGTCTCACAAACCCTCACTTTTAGAACGATTAAGCCATTTTCTTCTGCGCGAGCCAGAAGATAGAGAGCAACTGGTGGAGTTGCTGCATGGGGCTTATGAAAATCACCTGATGGATAGCGATTCGCTCGCTATGATTGAAGGTGTGCTGCAAGTCAGTCAAATGCAGGTACGGGATATTATGATCCCGCGCTCGCAAATGGATGTCATTGATATTGCGCAGCCGCCAGAAAGCTTTTTGCCGTTTGTGATTGAGACGGCGCACTCCCGTTTTCCCGTCATTGAAGATAATAAAAACGATGTGATCGGCATTTTGCTGGCCAAAGATTTATTACGTTATTACGCCAGCGAGTCGTTTGAGTTGCGCGACATGCTGCGTCCGGCAGTGTTTATTCCAGAGTCCAAGCGATTAAATGTATTGTTAAAAGAATTTCGCAGCAACCGTAACCATATCGCCATTGTGGTCGATGAATACGGCGGCGTGGCAGGCATGGTGACGATTGAAGATGTGCTTGAGCAAATTGTCGGAGACATCGAAGATGAATACGATGATGACGAAGGCGAAGGTAATATTATTCAGCAGGAGCCAGGCAAGTATCGCGTCAAGGCCTTGACTGAAATCCCCGAGTTTAATGAAGCCATCGGCACTGAGTTTAGCGACGAAGAGTTTTCGACGGTGGGTGGCCTGGTAGTCAATCATTTTGGCCATTTACCCAAGCGCGGCGAGTATATTCGGATTGATAATTTAAGCGTGACTGTGGTGCATGCAGACAGCCGTCGTGTGCATGTGTTACTGGTAGAACAATTGCCGGAAGAGGCATACCCGATCGAGTCAGTGTAG
- the mscL gene encoding large conductance mechanosensitive channel protein MscL: MSVMTEFKQFALKGNVMDLAVGVIIGGAFGKIVDSMVNDIIMPVIGRIFGGFDFSNLYLPLNGQSADLALAEAKKLGAVLAYGNFITIVLNFVILAFIIFQMVKFMNSLKQAEPAAPVVTPEDVVLLREIRDSLKK, encoded by the coding sequence ATGAGTGTGATGACCGAGTTTAAGCAGTTTGCGTTAAAGGGCAATGTCATGGATTTGGCGGTGGGTGTCATCATCGGTGGTGCCTTTGGCAAAATCGTTGATTCCATGGTCAACGACATCATCATGCCAGTCATCGGCAGAATATTTGGCGGCTTTGACTTCAGCAACCTCTACCTGCCACTCAACGGCCAATCGGCTGACTTAGCCCTGGCCGAAGCCAAAAAACTCGGCGCAGTATTGGCCTACGGCAACTTCATCACCATTGTGCTTAATTTCGTTATTTTGGCCTTTATCATTTTTCAAATGGTTAAGTTCATGAACAGCCTGAAACAGGCAGAACCCGCCGCGCCAGTAGTCACACCAGAAGACGTTGTGTTGTTACGCGAAATCCGCGACAGCCTGAAAAAGTAA
- the panC gene encoding pantoate--beta-alanine ligase, translating into MQLFHTLRELRTFLASLGHQRVGFVPTMGNLHAGHCQLVTLAKQHADLVVVSIFVNPLQFGASEDFGSYPRTLASDCDKLQAVGADVVFAPAVEEMYPDFDGQSLHQQMVIQPPPLADDLCGASRPGHFAGVATVVAKLFHMVQPQVAVFGKKDYQQLMVIRALVRQLNFGIDIIAGETAREPSGLAMSSRNGYLSDAEKIQAAQLQQQLQALKQALLSGRRDYVALCDESRLALKQQGWQVDYVEIRRQQVLTLPDDQTRDWVILAAAKLGNTRLIDNCEVNVCSD; encoded by the coding sequence ATGCAGTTGTTTCATACCTTGCGCGAGCTGCGCACATTTTTGGCAAGCCTTGGTCATCAGCGCGTTGGTTTTGTGCCAACCATGGGCAATTTACATGCAGGGCATTGCCAGTTGGTGACACTGGCCAAGCAGCATGCCGACCTGGTGGTGGTGAGTATCTTTGTGAATCCGCTACAGTTTGGCGCCAGTGAAGACTTTGGCAGTTATCCGCGTACGCTGGCATCTGATTGCGACAAGCTGCAAGCGGTGGGGGCTGATGTGGTGTTTGCGCCAGCCGTTGAGGAGATGTACCCCGACTTTGATGGCCAGTCTTTGCATCAGCAGATGGTGATTCAGCCACCGCCTTTGGCCGATGACTTATGTGGCGCCAGTCGCCCTGGGCATTTTGCCGGGGTGGCAACCGTGGTTGCCAAGCTGTTTCATATGGTGCAACCGCAGGTAGCGGTGTTTGGCAAAAAGGACTACCAGCAACTGATGGTGATCCGCGCTTTGGTGCGACAGCTTAATTTTGGGATTGATATCATTGCCGGGGAGACTGCGCGTGAGCCATCCGGGCTGGCCATGAGCTCCAGAAATGGCTATTTGAGCGATGCAGAAAAAATACAGGCTGCACAGTTGCAGCAGCAACTGCAAGCACTTAAACAAGCTTTGCTGTCTGGGCGGCGCGACTATGTGGCTTTATGTGACGAATCTCGTTTGGCCTTGAAACAGCAGGGTTGGCAGGTAGATTATGTAGAGATTCGGCGCCAACAGGTGTTGACCTTGCCAGACGACCAAACGCGTGACTGGGTGATTCTGGCTGCGGCCAAGTTGGGCAATACCCGGCTGATAGATAACTGTGAAGTTAACGTCTGCAGTGATTGA
- the panD gene encoding aspartate 1-decarboxylase — MQRTMLKSKLHRVRVTHSELHYEGSCAIDEALLEAANIHEYEQIQIYNINNGERFTTYAIRAERHSGVISVNGAAAHKANPDDLIIIASYSQYTEAELSNYHPQLVYVDAQNRIVEQKNHIPAQAA; from the coding sequence ATGCAAAGAACCATGTTGAAATCAAAGCTGCATCGAGTGCGCGTGACGCATAGTGAGCTGCACTATGAGGGCAGCTGTGCGATTGATGAAGCCTTGCTGGAAGCCGCCAATATTCATGAATATGAGCAAATCCAGATTTACAACATCAACAATGGTGAGCGTTTCACAACTTATGCCATTCGTGCCGAGCGCCACTCTGGCGTGATTTCGGTCAATGGTGCTGCAGCACACAAAGCGAATCCTGATGATTTGATTATTATTGCCAGTTACTCGCAATATACTGAAGCCGAATTGTCCAATTACCATCCACAACTGGTTTACGTCGATGCGCAAAATCGCATTGTCGAGCAAAAAAACCATATTCCTGCGCAAGCCGCCTGA
- the rsfS gene encoding ribosome silencing factor, whose amino-acid sequence MQTNINAMSLDDMKLAVVDALEDIKAFDITVMDVRRMTAVTSYMIVASGNSTRQCKAIADNVRAKLKEKGIDARGVEGEKEGEWVLVDLGDIVVHVMVPTTRAYYNIEQLWTESQTRRTASAA is encoded by the coding sequence ATGCAAACTAACATCAATGCCATGTCGCTGGACGACATGAAACTGGCCGTCGTTGACGCGCTGGAAGATATTAAAGCCTTTGACATCACTGTGATGGACGTACGCCGGATGACGGCGGTCACCAGTTACATGATCGTCGCCAGTGGTAACTCCACGCGTCAATGCAAGGCGATTGCCGATAACGTGCGTGCCAAGTTGAAAGAAAAAGGCATTGATGCGCGCGGTGTTGAGGGCGAGAAAGAGGGGGAGTGGGTGCTGGTCGATTTAGGCGATATTGTCGTCCATGTCATGGTGCCTACCACGCGTGCCTATTACAATATTGAACAACTGTGGACAGAGTCACAGACTCGCCGTACTGCATCCGCCGCTTAA
- the rlmH gene encoding 23S rRNA (pseudouridine(1915)-N(3))-methyltransferase RlmH, with product MKLNIISVGHKMPDWVESACAEYLKRMPRELETRIIEIKPDKRAAGKNSEVVQEAEAKRILEVVGKDYLVALDERGQAVTTLQLAEKLKAWQEMGRDVSLVVGGADGLHAQLKTQAQWLFSLSKLTMPHGMVRVMLAEQLYRAHTVLSGHPYHRE from the coding sequence ATGAAGCTTAATATTATCTCGGTCGGCCATAAAATGCCCGACTGGGTAGAGTCTGCCTGCGCAGAATATTTAAAGCGTATGCCGCGCGAGCTAGAGACGCGCATCATTGAAATCAAGCCCGACAAACGGGCCGCCGGTAAGAATAGTGAGGTCGTGCAGGAGGCAGAGGCCAAGCGCATTCTTGAGGTGGTCGGTAAAGACTACCTGGTGGCACTCGATGAGCGTGGACAAGCGGTAACGACTCTGCAGTTGGCAGAAAAACTGAAAGCCTGGCAGGAGATGGGGCGCGATGTGTCTTTGGTGGTTGGTGGCGCTGACGGCTTGCATGCGCAACTTAAAACCCAGGCGCAATGGCTGTTCAGCCTGTCTAAATTAACCATGCCGCATGGCATGGTACGTGTGATGCTGGCCGAGCAACTTTATCGCGCGCACACGGTTCTAAGCGGTCATCCTTATCACAGAGAGTAA
- a CDS encoding deoxyribodipyrimidine photo-lyase: protein MSNALVWLRRDLRDDDHAALYHALKRHTQVFVAFVFDTDILDALSDKQDRRLEFIWESVHALKQTLQAQGGDLIVRHGRAQEQIPALAQTLNVAAVYANKDYEPVAIARDDVVAQALLKTGQTLHLFKDQVLFEQDEVLTQTGKPYGVFTPYKNAHLAKLNAFYLKAYPVKKYLKHLAPVAPEPMPALELLGFARTNLAALRVPTGMAGAQQLFDDFLQRIDHYHDARNYPAVKGVSYLSVHLRFGTISIRQLAHAAWQLSLAGNAGAATWLSELIWRDFYFQILFHRQDLQQGRSYKPEYEALPFSNDADWFAAWCEGRTGFPIVDAAMRQLNQTGYMHNRLRMVVASFLVKDLLVDWRWGERYFAEKLIDFDFAANNGGWQWAASTGCDAQPYFRIFNPQAQSEKFDPQGRFIRKYVPELSGLDDQQIHAPWAEKFRKKGLFDKGLVLDYPVAVVDHAQQRELALWLYKNNVKQR, encoded by the coding sequence ATGTCTAATGCCCTGGTCTGGTTGCGTCGTGACTTGCGCGATGATGATCATGCCGCGCTTTATCACGCCTTAAAGCGGCATACGCAGGTGTTTGTCGCTTTTGTGTTTGATACCGATATTCTGGATGCCTTAAGCGACAAGCAGGATAGGCGGCTTGAGTTTATCTGGGAAAGCGTGCATGCACTCAAGCAGACATTGCAAGCGCAGGGCGGTGATCTCATAGTGCGCCATGGCCGCGCGCAAGAACAAATCCCTGCTTTGGCACAAACGCTGAATGTGGCCGCCGTTTATGCCAACAAAGATTACGAGCCAGTCGCCATTGCCCGCGATGACGTAGTTGCGCAGGCGTTGCTTAAAACGGGTCAAACCCTGCATCTATTTAAGGATCAGGTGCTGTTTGAGCAAGATGAGGTGTTGACGCAAACCGGCAAGCCCTATGGCGTGTTCACCCCTTATAAAAATGCACATTTAGCTAAATTGAATGCCTTTTATTTAAAGGCTTACCCGGTTAAAAAGTATCTCAAGCATCTTGCGCCAGTTGCGCCCGAGCCTATGCCAGCACTAGAGTTGCTAGGCTTTGCGCGTACCAACCTGGCTGCTCTGCGTGTGCCAACCGGCATGGCAGGCGCGCAGCAGTTGTTTGATGATTTTTTGCAGCGTATCGACCACTATCATGACGCCCGTAATTACCCGGCGGTTAAAGGTGTTTCTTATCTCTCTGTGCATTTGCGCTTCGGTACGATTTCCATTCGCCAACTGGCACATGCAGCCTGGCAGCTTTCACTTGCTGGCAACGCGGGCGCGGCTACCTGGTTGAGTGAACTCATCTGGCGTGACTTTTATTTTCAGATTCTGTTTCACCGGCAAGACCTGCAACAAGGCCGTTCATACAAGCCTGAATATGAGGCGCTGCCTTTTTCTAATGACGCAGACTGGTTTGCTGCCTGGTGCGAAGGGCGCACCGGTTTTCCGATTGTGGATGCGGCCATGCGGCAATTAAACCAAACCGGTTATATGCATAATCGTTTGCGTATGGTGGTGGCCAGTTTTCTGGTCAAGGATTTATTGGTCGATTGGCGTTGGGGCGAGCGTTATTTTGCCGAAAAATTAATTGATTTTGACTTTGCGGCCAATAATGGTGGCTGGCAATGGGCGGCCTCGACCGGTTGTGATGCACAACCTTATTTCAGGATTTTTAACCCGCAAGCGCAGTCAGAAAAATTTGATCCGCAAGGTAGGTTTATCCGTAAATATGTGCCAGAACTCAGTGGCCTCGATGACCAGCAAATCCATGCGCCGTGGGCCGAGAAATTTCGCAAAAAAGGCTTGTTTGACAAAGGCTTAGTGCTGGACTACCCGGTGGCCGTGGTCGATCATGCACAACAGCGCGAATTAGCGTTGTGGTTATACAAAAATAATGTGAAGCAAAGATGA